The genomic DNA CGTCGGTGAACGCCCCGGCCTTGTAGCCGAACAGCTCGGATTCGAGCAGGCTGTCGGGCAGCGCGCCGCAGTTGACTGCCACGAACGGCCCGTCCTTGCGCGGGCTCAAGGCGTGGATGGCGCGGGCGAACAGCTCCTTGCCCGTCCCAGATGGGCCGAGAATGAGCGCCGTGGCCTCGCTTGAGCTCACCTGCGGCAGGATGCCGAAGAGTTTTTCCAGGGCCGGACTGCGGCCTATGATGTCCTCGAACCGGTACAGCCCCTCGACCTTCTTGCGCATGACATGGATCTCGGTCAGATCACGGAAGGTCTCCACCCCGCCCACCACCTCGCCCCGGCTGTTGCGCAGCGGCGAGGCCGAGATGGACACCGGCACCCTGGTGCCGTCGCCCCGGACGATGAAGATGGACTTGTTGACCACGCGCCCGCTGCAACGCAGGCAGTGGTCGATGACGCACTGGCCGTCGCACAGGCTGGAGCGCAGCACGTCCCAGCACTTGCGGCCCACGGCCTCATCGGCGGCAATGCCGGTGATGCGCTGGGCCGACTCGTTGAAGTAGGTCACGTTCCAATCGGTGTCCACGGTGAAGAGGCCGTCGGCGATGGACGCGAACACTTCTTCCAGGGCCAGGTCTTGGGGAAAAGGCATGGCGCGAGCATACCCCCTCGACGCAATTATGCCAATGGTTCGGGACGCTGTTTCGCACACCCGCCCCGAACCTCCACACAAAAACCCCCTCGCCGGGGCAAGGGGGTTCGGATCGGTGCAGGAAAGCTGCCGGGCTAGAGCTTCTCGGCCCGCTTGGCGCGGAGCCAGTCGTACCAGCCATCCATGTTCTCGCCTTTTCTGGCGGACACGGGAAAGACCTTGATGTCCTTGTTCAGCTTGCGGGCGTGGCCCTCGGCCTTGGCCAGGTCAAAGTCCACATAGGGCAGCAGATCGATCTTGTTGAGCAGCATGACTGCGGAGATGTGGAACATGAGGGGATACTTCTCAGGCTTGTCGTCACCTTCGGCCACGGACAGGAGCGTGACCTTGTAGTCCTCGCCCACCTCGAACTCAGCCGGACAGACGAGGTTGCCCACGTTCTCCACGAACAGGATGTCCACCCCGTCCAGGTCCAGGGCCTTGATGGCCTCAAGGACCATGCCCGAATCGAGATGGCAGCCGCCCTCGGTGTTGATCTGCACGGCCTGGGCGCCGGTGGCGGCCACACGCCGGGCGTCGTTGTCCGTTTGCAGGTCGCCCTCGACCACAGCCATCCGGAACTCGTCCTTCAGGTCGGTCAGGGTGCGCTCCAGCAGCGTGGTCTTGCCCGCGCCGGGCGAGCTCATGAGGTTCAGACAGAGTATCTTCTTGGCCTTGAACGTGGCCCGCAACTCTTCAGCGAGCTTGTCGTTGGCCTCAAGCACGTTGCGGACAATGCTGACTTCCTGGGACATGGCGATTCCTCTCCTTATTGCTTACGCGTCGTCGATCTCTATGGAATCGATGAGCATTTCCTTTCCCTGCAAGACCTTGTGGCCGAGCAGCGCCTCGCACTTGGGGCAGGGCATGCAGCGGGCGTGCTCCGGGCTGAACTCCTCGCCGCACTCGCCGCAGGCCACCCGGATGGGGATCTCGACCACCTCAAGCTGTGCGCCGTCGAACTCGCCGCCGGGCGTGAGCGCCTCCCAGGCGAAAAGCAGCGATTCGGTGACGATGCCAGCCAGCGCGCCGTTCCTGACCACCACCTTCCTGAGGCGTTGGCCGTCGTATTTGACCATTTCCTCGCGCAGGATGCCGAGGATGGATTCGACTATTGACATTTCATGCATGGAGAGTTCGCTTACCCCATAAACACGAGGGGGGCAAGAGGACACGAACACCTTGATCAAACTCGACTTCCGGGAGAGGAAATGGCGAGCATGGGACCGCCCTCTGGTTGTCATGCCCATTGCACGACCCGTGGAAACAGGCTAGCGTGGAAAACCGTCGACACCTATCCCCGGCAGGCAACCTCCAACCCGACCCGCCATGAAACTGAGAAACATCACCTTCATCAGCATCGCCGCCCTGACTCTTGTCTTTGTGGCCATCGAATCCTGGGTTTCGCAGTCCGTGGTCAAGCAGGGATTCGACACCCTGGAGCGGGAATTCGCGGTCGCCGATGCCAGAAGGGTCAGAAACGAGGTACTGCGCGAAATCGAAGCGCTCGGCACCTTCGTGTGGGACTGGTCCTCCTGGGACGACACCTACGATTTCGCCAGGACCGGCAACCCGGAATACATCGAGTCCAACCTGCCCATTGAGACCTTTGACAACCAGTCGCTGAACGCGATTATCATCACGGACACCCAGGGCCGCCTCGTCTTTGGCCGCGCCCTGGACACCGAGCGAAACGACGACACCCCCATGCTTGAGCGGCTCATGGCAGCGGTCATGGAACGGCCCGCCAACGGGCAGGGAGAGATCAAGGGACTGCTGGCCGTGCCCGAAGGAATCCTGTTCTTCGCCCGCCGCGACATCCTCAACTCACAGGACCTGGGGCCGCCCGCCGGGCGCATGCTCATGGCCCGCCTGCTGACCGAGGAAACCCGGCAGGCCATAGCCGAGCGGCTCGAACTCCCGGTTGAATTCTTCCCGGTCGCAGACGGCGACACCGGCTTGGCCCCGGTCACGCTGGAATCGCTCACCCACGGCGACGGGCTGTTCGTGGAGGAGCAGGACGCAGACATCATCAACGGCTACGCCCTGCTGCGCGATGCGGACGGCCAGCCCGCGCTTGTGGTCAAGGCGGTCCGGGAGCGCTCGATCTCCAGGCAGGGCCGCTCCGTGGCCAACCTCAACTTCATGATCCTGGCCGCAGTCCTGGTCGCCTTCAGCCTGCTCGTGTTCTACCTGCTGCAAAGCAAGGTGCTCTCCCGCATGGAGCGGCTCAACGCCGAGGTCAAGACACTGAACGGCAGCGGAGAGGTCACGGTCCAGGGCCGGGACGAAATCGCGGAGCTGAGCCGGAACATCAACGCCATGCTCCATCAGATCGACGAGAGCCGGACCGCGCTCCAGACCGCGCACGACGACCTGGAGCGCAAGGTCAGGGAGCGGACCGCCGAGTTGGAAAAGGCCAACCGGGAACTCCAGTGGCTGGATCAGGCCAAGTCGCATTTTCTCTCCTCCACCTCCCACGAGCTGCGCACCCCGCTGACCTCGATCCTCGGCTTTGTCAAGCTCATGGAACGGACCTTCAAGGAGACCTTTGAGCCAAGCCTCGCGGCCAGCGCCGAGCCGCCAGAAAAAATCGCCAAGCACCTGCAAAACTACAAGATCGTCAGGGCAGAGGCAGAGCGGCTGAGTCGGCTCATCAACGACCTGCTCGACTTCAGCAAGA from Pseudodesulfovibrio aespoeensis Aspo-2 includes the following:
- a CDS encoding sensor histidine kinase — its product is MKLRNITFISIAALTLVFVAIESWVSQSVVKQGFDTLEREFAVADARRVRNEVLREIEALGTFVWDWSSWDDTYDFARTGNPEYIESNLPIETFDNQSLNAIIITDTQGRLVFGRALDTERNDDTPMLERLMAAVMERPANGQGEIKGLLAVPEGILFFARRDILNSQDLGPPAGRMLMARLLTEETRQAIAERLELPVEFFPVADGDTGLAPVTLESLTHGDGLFVEEQDADIINGYALLRDADGQPALVVKAVRERSISRQGRSVANLNFMILAAVLVAFSLLVFYLLQSKVLSRMERLNAEVKTLNGSGEVTVQGRDEIAELSRNINAMLHQIDESRTALQTAHDDLERKVRERTAELEKANRELQWLDQAKSHFLSSTSHELRTPLTSILGFVKLMERTFKETFEPSLAASAEPPEKIAKHLQNYKIVRAEAERLSRLINDLLDFSKISAGKVDWHEDEVTPAELVRDAGEAIAGQLGDNPQVELTTDVAPDLPTLRVSRDRIHQVLINLLGNAARHTESGYIRIAARRSGDAIEFSVSDTGVGVLLEDRERIFEVFYQSTGEYRDAGRSAGTGLGLAICKEIVEHYGGRIRVESEPGKGSVFSFSLPISRPISLTVQA
- the hypB gene encoding hydrogenase nickel incorporation protein HypB produces the protein MSQEVSIVRNVLEANDKLAEELRATFKAKKILCLNLMSSPGAGKTTLLERTLTDLKDEFRMAVVEGDLQTDNDARRVAATGAQAVQINTEGGCHLDSGMVLEAIKALDLDGVDILFVENVGNLVCPAEFEVGEDYKVTLLSVAEGDDKPEKYPLMFHISAVMLLNKIDLLPYVDFDLAKAEGHARKLNKDIKVFPVSARKGENMDGWYDWLRAKRAEKL
- a CDS encoding hydrogenase maturation nickel metallochaperone HypA/HybF, giving the protein MHEMSIVESILGILREEMVKYDGQRLRKVVVRNGALAGIVTESLLFAWEALTPGGEFDGAQLEVVEIPIRVACGECGEEFSPEHARCMPCPKCEALLGHKVLQGKEMLIDSIEIDDA